TTGCCGGAGCGCTGGGGCAGGTGGCCGGAGAAGGTGTAGAAGCCGCCCGCGGCCGCCGGGTCGGTGGCCGTCGCCACCGGGTTCGCCAGGTCCAGGTCGTCCCAGGCCAGCGGCTGGGTCGGGTTGTAACCGGCCTTGGTGAGGTACACCTTGAACGTGCCCTTGTGCGGGGCGGTCACGCGGTACTTGAAGGTGTACGACCCGCTGCTCACGCTCGTCGCCGGCCAGTCGGCGCGGGCCAGGTCGAGGCCCTTGAACGCGTCGCTGTTCGCGCTGCACAGCTTGCCGTCCGGGATCAGCTCCTGGTGCCGGCCGGCCGCGTCGCCGATGCGTATGCCGTTCCAGTCGTAGAGGGCCTGGGTGCCGCCGGCCGCGACCGCCGCCTTGCAGGCGGCGGACTTCGGGCTCTCGGGGCCTTCCGCGTGACACTGCGAGACCCGGCTGACCGGATCGCCCATCGAACCGTGCGCCGAGGCGGGGGCACTGGCGAGCGCGGTCAGTGTGAGCGGGGTCAGGCCGAGGACGGCGACGGCGGCGGCCTTGCGGCGTGCGGGCATGGAAGATCTCCTCAAGGGGGCTCTGACGCGTGGGGTGAATCCCGTGGGGGCGATCAGAAGCTAGCCCGAGGAAACCGCGAAATCGCCTGCTGGAGGCGGGTGATGGCGATCTTTAGGGTCGCCTTAAGGGAGTGTTCGGACTGCGATCAGGTAGGTACCGTCGCGGTATGACGGACGACGACA
Above is a window of Streptomyces sp. DT2A-34 DNA encoding:
- a CDS encoding lytic polysaccharide monooxygenase, which gives rise to MPARRKAAAVAVLGLTPLTLTALASAPASAHGSMGDPVSRVSQCHAEGPESPKSAACKAAVAAGGTQALYDWNGIRIGDAAGRHQELIPDGKLCSANSDAFKGLDLARADWPATSVSSGSYTFKYRVTAPHKGTFKVYLTKAGYNPTQPLAWDDLDLANPVATATDPAAAGGFYTFSGHLPQRSGKQLLYAVWQRSDSPEAFYSCSDVTFGGGGSGGGAGGEASAAPSASAPSEEQIEDGADESTVEHHGHGDQDAGTSAEPVAAAEKDRSTAPANRPKAAGATENLAETGGDSGTAYLAMGGAATLALGSAVLFASMRRRAAAGGRHGR